GAAAGGAAGAAGACACCTGACTGCGTGGGACTTTGCGGGGGAGATCACTAGGAGGCCTCAGGCACCACAGGTCCACAGGCCAGGAACCAAACTTGCTGGCGCCGTGGAGTACCGCCCGGCCGAGGCCTGCACTGGACAGTGGCCGGATGTGCGTCATCGCCGTGCGCCGGCGGCGGCCCAGGTCGAAGGGCTTCATGATTGGCTGCAGTACTCGCCGGAGCGGGGTCGCGCGGGAGCTCCTCCCGCTGATCGAAGTGCTGTGTTGCTTTCCATCCTCCCTTGTCTCCACGGCAGTTTTAGTTCCCTGTCCAGAACGCTCGTCTGCGGAGCTCAGAATGTTCCCAGAGCTCAATAACCTTCTCAATACCTTCCCTGACAGGGTGGAGCAGGTAATTCGTCGCGCGCTGGGGAAGGAGGCGGGTCCCGTGAGCGTGGCGGAAGAAGGCGGCCCCGGATGAAGTGCACGCGGACGGGTGGGAAAGATGCGATGTCCACAGACAGAATGTGCCTGGGAGTTGTAGTCCAGGGAGGGCCGACCCGAGGTTTGGGCTGGCAGGACCTGCGGGTGGTGGGCTTCTGGACTTTCTCGCGTCTTTTCAAAGGCCGTGTGTGCCCATGAAAGTTCCTAGAAAGCAAGTCCGACGTGTGGATGGACTTACGTTCACAAACGTGCTCACTGGGGTGGGTGTCCTGGCGCCTGGAGGAGATCgtctgagaggagaggagagtgatTCTTCCCCCCTCATAGGGAAGCAGCTTCTTAACCATCCTGACTCTCCCTCTGCTCGGGAGCACCGGGCAGGTCGGGGTGAACGTTGCTGCTACTCCGACTCTTCCGTCTCATGGTGTCTAATAGTGCTCTTCCAAGCTGCTCTCAGCCAGCGTGGGGCTGTACCGAGTCCACCTCTGGCACCACAGACTTGCCACTCttttctccactctcctttctgCACTCTGGGGCATCTTGAAAATTTTCACGTTTGCCCAGAGGTTACCTCTCTCAGGAACATATCTGGTTTATTTTATCACCTTTGCCTTCCAAATGAAATGTTAAGCTTCTCCAGGCCGCCAACACACCATGTGTGTAAAGCCTTTTTATGACCCCATTGTGGCAGGCAAATCGTAGCTTTCATTAGATCATTGTGGATGTTCTAGTTGCCCAACAGTTCCTGTCTGCCCAAGCCTGTAGATGGCACTTGCTACCATAGCAATTACTACTGGCACCACAAAGTCCTCAGCCCAGGGCTAGAGTGAAGGGGGGATCAAAGTGGGCACCAGGTTGTGACAGCACTGGGGGTAACCCTCAAGGTCTGATAGTGTGATCTTTCATGTTTTATAAGTGAAAATAACAGCAGAGGTCGTGTGTctaataccacttgatcatgaccTTCCCTTTCATTGACAAGGAACTAGAGGTGGCTGGATCAGGGCAGACAGGTACAGAGATCATCTTTAGAGGTCTTTCTTTCCAGGCCCTCCATGATCAGAGCTCTGCCTGCAGCAGTGTCCAAGGCCGTTCGGAGGAGAACTTTGTTATTGGAGGTCTCTGTCAACAACCATTTCTTCCCTATTTTCCACCCTGTAAGACAGATTTGACATCAATTAGAAATAGGGAGGAAGCTGGATCAGATGACTTTTTTGAAGGTTCTTTCCAATCTTAGCAGTTTATGATTTTTGTTGGATTCTGATGGTAAAAGCTTCCTTTGTTCAGTATCTCATTCTTCCCCAGACTGGTCCCTGACTTACTTGGTGAGTGAGGAAGAAAAGGGATTTTATTTGCTTTGGCAAAGTGGAAGCTGAAATATGCTTGCCCATAATAAGTGATTTAATACTGATCATATTGTTTTTTCcccataatttttactttttttttgttatcttaatatatatgtttgtgtatatattatatgtgtatgtgaatatatatgtgtataaatgtaaaatacatacatatatagatataaaatatgtatatatgcacatacagaCAGCTACACACATACTTTTCAAGTATGGAGACATAGGGGCTGACACAATTAACTAGATTTATACAGTCAACTGACCTCTTTCTAGGGAAGCTGATTCACCTTTTTGTGTTCCTCTTAAATTTTAGGGGAAATTGACTCTACTCTGTGATGCTAAGACAGATGGCAGTTTCCTTGTGCACCACTTTCTCTCCTTCTACCTCAAAGGTATGGGACTCATTGATGCTATAGAAAAAGAAACctaaggcaaaaaagaaaaagaaaattaggcaTAATATTAACTACTGATGTTTGGGTAGCCAGATGACTGTTTATTAGGCAACAGGTTTTTGTACCATCTTGTTTCCTACCCAGTCCTGCCAAAGAGTGGCATGTACTCACTGTATCCCTGTCCTATCTTTCCCTTCTCCACCCACTGCGAGGTACTGCCTCTCTGTGGTCCTTACTGTTGATTTGCTCCTCAGTCCTGTATTTGGAGATCTCTGGGCACTTGACCCATTGACAcagggaagccctggccaggtggttcagtcggttagagtgttgacctgatacgccaaggttgcaggtttgatccccagtcagggcacttataagaaccaatgaatgcacaaatgggtggagcaacaaattgatgtttctctctctttctctctttcttcctctctccttttcccctctctctctaagttcaataaaaaaaaaaaaaaggaagaaaactgcaTGGCCACTGTAATTTACATATGGGAATAGATTAGAAGAAGAAAACAGCTAAATGAAAAAAACACTTATTTATCAATTGATTCTCCTTGAACCCCTACTGAGCCAGGCCAGGATAGAGAATAACCTttggcactcttttttttttttaattagtttttttttttttttaagtttggttatttatttttttgtttgtttgtttatttattcattttagagaggagaggaagagacagagagagagaagggagggaggagctggaagcatcaactcccatatgtgccttgaccaggcaagctcagggtttttttgaaccggcgacctcagcacttccaggtcaatgctttatcccactgcgccaccacaggtcaggcagttcttttttttttttttttttggagggggggtggagaagcaaatgggcgcgtctcctatgtgccctgtccgggaattgaacccgggtcccccgcacaccaggccaatgctctaccgctgagccaaccggccagggcacctttgGCACTCTTAATCACAATAATTTATAGCTTTgaaagttgttttcttttccagatGATGTTATTGTCAGCACAGAAAGAGCATGAGAATCTACAGCTAAAGTATTAGAATTAATTATGTGCAGTAAGGTAGCTAGAGCTTCTTTGTGTTTCCTTTACTTCCTCTTGGATATAGGaccagtttaaaaaattaattgtggcccggcgtgccgggtggatcccggtcgggcgcatgcgggagtctgtctgactgtctctccctgtttccagcttcagaaaaatgcaaaaaaaaaaaaaaaaattaattgtgcctgacctgtggcggcgcagtgaataaagagttgacctgaaacactgaggtcgctggtttgaaaccctgggcttgcctggttaaggcacatatgggagtagatgctttctgttccttccccccttctctctttctcttctctctaaaatgaataaataaaatcttaaaaaatatattaattgtaCCCCTGTACACCAACaacaaacagaatttttttttttaatttttttttttttctgtatttttctgaagccggaaacggggagagacagacagactcccgcatgcgcccgaccaggatccacctggcatgcccaccagggggcgacgctctgcccaccagggggcgatgctctgcccctctggggggtcgctctgttgcgaccagagccactctagcgcctggggcagaggctgaggagccatccccagagcccaggccatctttgttccagtggagcctcggctgcgggaggggaagagagagacagagaggaaggagaaggggaggggtggagaagcagatgggcacctctcctgtgtgccctggccgggaatcgaacccgggacttctgcacgccaggccgacgctctaccactgagccaaccggccagggctaatttttatttttttacagagacagtgagtcagagagagggatagacagggacagacagacaggaacggagagatgagaagcatcaatcattagtttttcattgcacattgcgacaccttgttcattgattgctttctcatatgtgccttgaccgcgggccttcagcagaccgagtaaccccttgctggagccagtgaccttgggttcaagctggtgagcttttgctctaaccagatgagcccacgctcaagctggcgacctcagggtctcgaacctgggtcttctgcatcctagtctgacgctccatccactgtgccaccgcctggtcaggcagaaaaatattattttttaaagactataacTTATTTATAGTAGGGAAAAATAAGATACCCAGTAATACATCTAACAGCAGTACATctcaaaatgaatgagaaaagtataattatttattatggaAAAGAATTGCATTTTAGAATCAACTTGGGTATATTAGTTTGCAAGACCTCTGGGTCTCTAAGACCTGCCTCAATGCTTTTGTTTCCAGAGGTAGGACTGATTGCAAATAGAGACATTATTAAAaccaatttattttgttttccagctAATTGTAAAGTCTGTTTTGTGGCACTCGTCCAGTCGTTCAGTCACTACAACATCGTGGGGCAGAAGCTGGTAAGTATTTTAGACGTCCGTGGTGAGATCCCTTTGTAAGTGCGTGTGTCACGCATGTGTGAGTGTGCTTGAAGCCTGGGCTTCCCTGTCTGGGTTTAGAGACCTTAGCACGGGAGGACTAAGGAAAGGGTGGGATCCTTTATCTGAAGGGTTAGGCAGCAGCTCCTCATGTTTTGTTCGAGTTTATAGAGCCGGATCTGTTGTTAATTAATTAACCCCTCTCCACTGACTCTGGACGGGTTAAGGTGTTCTCCTTCTCCATGTGGCTCTCATGTTAGCCCTGCTGAGTTGGAGACCACAACTTGGCCTGCCACCAAGTTGACTGGCTGCCACTGGCTCTCCTTAAGTCCAGGGCTTAGGACTCAGATGTGGGGAGAGGGACTTTTGTCAtctgtacctctttttttttttttaagcttttctacttcatatatatatataaatatatacacacacacacacacatacatacatacatatatatttaaattttatttattgatttttagagagaggagagagagagagaacaacggaagggagaagcagggaatatcaactcatagtagttgcttcctgtatgtgccttgaccaggcaagcccagggtttctaaccggcaacctcagtgttccaggttgatgctttatccacctcgccaccacaggtcaggcctatacctCATTTTATCAGGTAAATACAGGCAATAATGTGATGGCCAAGAGACTGATGGACCTCTTGGCCTCGCCTGGGCTATTACCTGTGACCTGGGGGATGCACTGAGGTTTTGCTAGGCCAGGTTTCTGTTTTGCTAGGCCAGCCTCAGACAGGGAAAGAACCTAGTCATCGATCAGCAgtgatcttcttttttttttttttttttctgaagctggaaacggggagagacagtcagacagactcccgcatgcgcctgactgggattcacccggcatgcccaccaggggcgacgctctgcccaccagggggcgatgctctgcccctccggggcttcgctctgccgcgaccagagccactctagcgcctggggcagaggccaaggagccatccccagcgcccgggccatctttgctccaatggagccttggctgcgggaggggaagagagagacagagaggaaggagggggtgggggtggagaagcaaatgggcgcttctcctgtgtgccctggccgggaatcgaacccgggtcccccacacgccaggccgatgctctaccgctgagccaaccgaccagggccgatcAGCAGTGATCTTTGAAATGGGGTCTTGCTGTTGGGCCAAGTCACTGCCTCTTCTCTGACATAGGGAAACACACGAGAGGGTGAGAGAGGGGTAGACTCTCGTTCTTTATAGACAAGGAAGAAGTCCCTGTGTTAAGAGGTCAGCATGAACTCAGGGAGAGCAGTCGTGTCAAGAACGCATGTTGCGTTCCAGGCCTGTGCCTTGGCATCTGTGAAAGCTGTGTGCTCTCATGTCCAGACTGGCTGCATTTTCTGTTACCTTGGAGTTGGCATCAGCACAGTAATGGGCAGGGAGAGCACTAGAGTCAACTGCTGTACTCTGTACACTTCCATACACTCCTGGTGAGTTACTGCACTGACAGGAGTGGAATGGCAGtgagcaagggcagaggtggTGATCAGGAGCCCCTCTCTGCCAGGGGTGGCTGTCGGAACTAATGGAAGTCCGTAGGAACTAATGGAAGTCCGTAGGAACTAATGGAAGTCCGTAGGAACTAACGGAAGTCCGTAGGAACTAACGGAAGTCCGTAGGAACTAATGGAAGTCCGTAGGAACTAGTGGAAGTCCGTAGGAACTAACGGAAGTCCGTAGGAACTAATGGAAGTCCGTAGGAACTAGTGGAAGTCCGTAGGAACTAATGGAAGTCCGTAGTGAGTGAATGAGCAGTGGAGACCTGGGCTAGGAGCATGTCACCTGTTTCTGTGCAGACAGAGCAGTGGTTGCAGATTTAGACTGTGTCACCATCCCTGGGTGTTTGTTGAAATGCAGGTTCTTGGGCTCTATCCCTGAAATTTCTGGTTCTGGAGTAGGGTTCAGGGTTCTGCATTTTAATCAGGtatctcaagattttttttttttttttttttttacagacagagagagagtcagagagagggatagataggaacagacagacaggaacagagagggatgagaagcatcaaccatcaggttttttttgcaacaccttagttgttcattgattactttctcatatgtgccttgactgtgagccttcagcagaccaagtcaccccttgctcaagccagcgaccttgggtccaagctggtgagctttgttcaaaccagatgagcccacgctcaagctggcgaccttggggtcttgaacctgggtcctctgcatcccagtctgacgctctatccactgcgccaccacctggtcaggcggtatctCAAGATTTTTAATTGGGTGGTTCATGAAGAACCATATTTGAGAAGTTCTGACCtgagtggtggtggcacagtggatagagcattgacctgggatgctgaggtcccaggttcgaaacccaagatCCCCAGCTTGAGAGCCAGGTCGTCTGGCTTGAGCGCatgctcgccagcttgaacatggggttgccagcttgaatgcaggattcgacatgattccaaggtcgctggcttgagcaaggggtcactggcttggctggagcacctcCCCCACCTAGGTCAAGGCTTGtataagaaataatcaatgaacaactaaagtgatgcaactataagttgatgcttctcgtctttctctcccccccccccctgctcgaAAAAAGAAGTTTTTGTTAGGGAAAGGGTTGACAAACTCTAGTCTGCCCCCTTCCccatgttttgtaaataaagcgtttttttaagattttatatagaGAAGAGGGGCAGGGGCGGGAATGAGAAgtctcaactcatagttgcttccctttagttgttccttgtcatatgtgccttgaccaggcaagcccagggttttaaaccggcgacctcagcattccaggtccatgctctgtccgctgtgccaccgcaggccaggcaataaagatttattggaacacagctacaCTCATTTGTTTATgaattgtctatggctgcttttgctcTATAgtagcagagttgagtagttgcaacagagactgtCATTCTcctacccttctttttttttttttttttcctttttttttttttcatttttctgaagctggaaacggggagagacagtcagacagactcccgcatgcgcccgaccgggatccacccggcacgcccaccaggggctacgctctgcccaccagggggcgatgctctgcccatcctgggcgccgccatattgcgaccagagccactctagcgcctgaggcagaggccacagagccatccctagcgcccgggccatctctgctccaatggagccttagctgcgggaggggaagagagagacagagaggaaagcgcggcggaggggtggagaagcaaatgggcgcttctcctgtgtgccctggccgggaatcgaacctgggtcctccgcacgctaggccgatctCCTACCCTTCTTTTGTTACTTATTTACTGTTtttgtgacggagacagagaaggacagatagggtcagacaggaagcgagacagatgagaagcatcaattctttgttgcgactccttagttgttcattgattgctttctcatatgtgccttgaccagggagctacagcagagcaagtgaccccttgctcaagccagtgaccttgggcttgattttttaaatgtttatttgattgatttttttagagaaagagggaaggagagacaggagcatcgagatctgttcctgaatgtgccctgactggggatcgaactggcaaccgttgtacttcaggatgatgctccaaccacctgagctatccagccagggctttatttactgtttttaaatgtgcttaattttataaatatgtgcaTTTGGAAAGGACTCTATACTAATATTGTAAAATTAAAAGCTTGTGCTGagtaatcataaaaataaacatatgaacaaaagatttaaagttttttaaaaagtaacaatgaAATGTAAAGACACAtctgaaaacagcctgacctgtggtggtgcagtggataaagcgtcaacctggaaacgctgaggttgccggttcaaaaccctgggcttgcctggtcaaggcacatatgggagttgatgcttcctgctcctccccccttctctctctctctctctctctcctctctctataatgaataaataaaatctttttaaaaaaaaagacacatctgaAAACAGTGGCATTGAGGGTAGGGAACGCCAGGGAGAGAAGACAGACCTCTTAGGTGGTGGACAGGGCACGTTTGCAGGGTTTGGAACGTGCTCTGTGTCCTCCTATGAGCTTGAGTCAAGGCCCCCGATGGCTTCCCCTGCAAGGCACCTGGCTCACTCTCCTTTTTGTTGTGCTTAGGGTGTCAGCCTGACCGCAGCACGGGAACGCGGGCAGCTCGTGTTCCTTGAGGGTCTCAAGTCATCAGTGGACGTTTTCTTCCGGGCTGAGGAGGAGGCACACCCCCTGCACTTCCTCAGGTCAGTCAGCTGGCAGCTCAGCCCAGATGTGCACTCCTGGTAGGtaggcccagacaggggttgctgtggGGTTCCTTCTTCGGTTGTGAGAGGGCAGACCTGGCTTCAGGAGTCAGACACGTCCCTGGTATTGCAGCATTACTGCAAAGCCGTGGGCTCCTCCCATGGGCCAGATGGTGGCTGGCTGTCTCAAAGCTGTAGGAAGCATTATTTGCTGAGCATGTGGTAGAACGGTCCACTTTGCTGGTTTTTccaactctggcacagagcagtGGCACACACCTTTGTCCTGTTCTTGGCTTAATGTAGGGGTCCGGAAACTACAGGCCAAGGGCCAGCtacctgcttttgtaaataaagttttattgaaatagtCACATTCATTTTTTCACATACTGTGCCTGGCTGTTTTACACTGTGACAGCAGAGTTGAGCCACTGGGACAGAGAACATATAACCTACAAGCCTTAAAATACTGTTGGCCCTTGAACAGAAAGAATGTTGGCCGCTGGTTTGGTTTTCTGTGCCTCGTCCTCTCGGAGCCTCAGCCACAGGCATGGCTCTGTGCAGACCCCCACCGGGCTGCTCTTCTTCCTCTGCCCTCGTGCCCTCTCTGAGACTCGGCCTCATGCGGTGGCGGGGAGGCCGTGTGGAGTCGGAAAGCCAAGGCCCTGACCCTTTATGTGACCTCGCACACAGCTCTTCACATCTCTGAGCCTGGTGTCCTTGTCTGAATGATGGGCCTGGTTCCACTGACCATGGTTGTGGAGGGTTGTCCTGCTGTTAGCGGGGCTCAGCCCTGGACCGTGGGGCAGGCGGGCAGCTGCCTGGGCCCCATGtctggtgccttttttttttttttttcccctgaagctggaaacggggaggcagtcagacagactcccgcatgcgcccgaccgggatccacctggcacgcccaccaggggggcgatgctctgcccctcccgggcggcgctctgtcgcgaccagagccaactctagcgcctggggcagaggccaaggagccatccccagtgcccgggctgtcttttgctccaatggagcctcagctgtgggaggggaagagagaaacagataggaaggagagggggaggggtggagaagcagatgggcgcctctcctgtgtgccctggctgggaatcaaacctgggactcctgcacgccaggtggacgctccaccgctgagccaaccggccagggccctggtgcCTTTTGAAGCTCTATTTCTGGGAAATGACTGTTGAGGGTGGTCTCTGGGGAGACTGGGGTGTCCGGGCCAGCTTGCTCAGAGACAAATCAGATCTCTTACACACACAGCAGCCCGTGGACCAGTGCCCCTCACCACCACCCACCTGAAttgctgtttttaaatttgaaaaaaaaatttatttattaatttgagaggagagagaagagagtgagagagagacatcaatttttgttctatttatttatgcattcactggttggctctttttttttccattgacttgagagagagagaaag
This window of the Saccopteryx bilineata isolate mSacBil1 chromosome 10, mSacBil1_pri_phased_curated, whole genome shotgun sequence genome carries:
- the ELP6 gene encoding elongator complex protein 6 isoform X3; its protein translation is MCVIAVRRRRPRSKGFMIGCSTRRSGVARELLPLIEVLCCFPSSLVSTAVLVPCPERSSAELRMFPELNNLLNTFPDRVEQGKLTLLCDAKTDGSFLVHHFLSFYLKANCKVCFVALVQSFSHYNIVGQKLGVSLTAARERGQLVFLEGLKSSVDVFFRAEEEAHPLHFLSHELLGAKDWDPVLCLFSALWCCSAQDRHL
- the ELP6 gene encoding elongator complex protein 6 isoform X1; protein product: MCVIAVRRRRPRSKGFMIGCSTRRSGVARELLPLIEVLCCFPSSLVSTAVLVPCPERSSAELRMFPELNNLLNTFPDRVEQGKLTLLCDAKTDGSFLVHHFLSFYLKANCKVCFVALVQSFSHYNIVGQKLGVSLTAARERGQLVFLEGLKSSVDVFFRAEEEAHPLHFLREAHAGNLQPLYEFVQAALKPVDREEAAWTCPVLLVDDLSVLLSLGVGAVAVLDLVHYCRAAVCWKLQGNIVALVHDSGDTEDEENDVLLNGLSHQSHLILRAEGLATGFCRDVHGQLKILWRRPSQPAAQRARSLTYQYKIQDKSVSFFAKGMSPAVL